The following are encoded together in the Neofelis nebulosa isolate mNeoNeb1 chromosome 9, mNeoNeb1.pri, whole genome shotgun sequence genome:
- the PDCL3 gene encoding phosducin-like protein 3, which translates to MQDPNADTEWNDILRKKGILPSKESLKDLEKEAEEEEQRVLQQSVVKTYEDMTLEELEENEDEFNEEDERAIEMYRQQRLAEWKATQLKNKFGEVLEISGKDYVQEVTKAGEGLWVILHLYKQGIPLCALINQHFSGLARKFPDVKFIKAISTTCIPNYPDRNLPTIFVYLEGDIKAQFIGPLVFGGMNLTIDELEWKLSESGAIKTDLEENPKKPIEDTLLSSVRCSIPTRRNSDSEDD; encoded by the exons ATGCAG GACCCCAATGCAGACACTGAGTGGAATGACATCTTACGCAAAAAGGGCATCTTGCCCTCAAAGGAAAGTTTGAAAGACctggaaaaggaggcagaagaggaggaacAGCGAGTCCTTCAGCAGTCAGTTG tgaaaacatatgaagaTATGACTTTGGAAGagctggaagaaaatgaagacgAGTTTAATGAGGAAGATGAACGTGCTATTGAAATGTACAG GCAGCAAAGACTGGCTGAGTGGAAAGCAACTCAACTAAAGAATAAATTTGGAGAAGTTTTAGAGATCTCAGGAAAGGATTATGTTCAAGAAGTTACTAAAGCCGGTGAGGGCTTGTGGGTAATCTTGCACCTTTACAAACAAGG GATTCCCCTCTGTGCCCTCATAAATCAGCACTTCAGTGGACTTGCCAGGAAGTTTCCTGATGTCAAATTTATCAAAGCCATTTCAACAACCTGCATACCTAATTATCCTGATAGAAATCTGCCTACGATATTTGTTTACCTTGAAGGAGATATCAAGGCTCAATTTATTGGACCTCTGGTGTTTGGTGGCATGAACCTGACAATAGATG AGTTGGAGTGGAAACTGTCAGAATCTGGAGCAATCAAGACAGATCTGGAGGAAAACCCTAAGAAACCAATTGAAGACACTTTGCTATCCTCGGTGCGGTGCTCTATCCCCACAAGAAGGAACAGTGATTCTGAGGATGACTAA